The Polaribacter sp. MED152 region ACAAATGGATGAGAGATATTTTGGAAAACACTCCAGATGTAAAAGCATTTTTAGAATTCAACAATACTGAATCTTTATATTTTGTAGAAGATAAAATGCAAAATGATGGCAAACCAACCTATAACGTAAACAGAACTTCTGCTGGTGGAAATGATAAGTATTACAAAAACACCAAAACAGGAGAATATTTTAAAGAAAATAGCACTTTTGGAGAATTATTGCTCATAGAAATTGATACAAAAAAATGGGAAATAACACAAGAATCTAAAAAGATAGGAAACTATTTGTGTTATAAAGCCATAGATATTGCCTCTACAAATAGAAAAATGAAACCTGTAGTTTGGTTTACACCAGAAATACCTGTCAGTTTTGGACCTCTAAAATTTAATGGTTTGCCTGGCTTGGTTATTTTGGTAGAAATGTCAAAAAGAACAATTAGTACATCAGAAATAATTTTAAATCCAAAAGATAAAATTATCATTAATAAACCAACAAAAGGCGATAAAATTACTGCTGAAGAAGCTAGACAAAGAGGAGCTGCTATGTGGAAAAAAATAGAAAAACAATAAGTTATCATTTATGAAAAAGAAACTCCTAATTATTTTTGTACTTACAATTTCGTGTTTTAGTTATTCCCAAAAAGTAACGTTAACGGGTTTTGTAAAAGATAGCTTACAAAACCCTTTGCCTTATGCAAATGTAATTTCAAAACCCAAAGATGTTTCTAAAAATTTGCAATTTGCAATTACTGATAACGAAGGGTATTACAAGCTAATTTTACAAAAAGGAGATACGATTACTATTAGTATTTCTTATTTAGGTTACATACCTTTAGATTATGAGTTTGTTGCATTAAAAGACACAAAAAAAGATTTTATTTTACAACAAGCTTCAGAGCAATTAGATGAGGTGGTTATAGAAATGCCAGTAACTGTAAGAGGAGATACCACTACTTACAAAACCAGTAAATTTATAGATGGTTCAGAACGCAAATTAAAAAATGTGTTAAAAAAGCTACCAGGCGTTGAGGTAGATAAAAATGGTGGAGTTACTGTGCAAGGTAAAAAAGTAACCAAAATGTTAGTAGATGGCAAAAAATTTTTTGGTGGTAATTCTAAGTTAGCAGTAGAAAATATTCCAGCTGATGCTGTGGGTAATGTAGAGGTTATTGATAATTACAACGAAGTTTCCTTTTTAAAAGGCTTGTCAGATTCAGATGATATGGCTATGAACATCAAACTAAAAGAAGATAAAAAACGCTTTGTTTTTGGTGATATAGAAGCTGGTAAAGGCAATAAAGATTTTTACAAAGCAAGTGCTAATTTGTTTTATTATTCTCCGAAAACGAATGTTAATTTTATAGGGAACATTAATAATATTGGCGAAAAAACTTTCACGTTTAGAGATTATATGAGTTTTTCTGGTGGAGTAAATGCAGTTTTTAGCGGTAATTTTAGTTGGAAAGGTGGCGACTTTTCTCAGTTTATGCAAAGTAATGATATGTTGAGTAGTCAACATAAATTTGGAGCTTTAAACATAACCAAAGTAGCTACAAAAAAATTAGATGTTTCAGGTTATGCCATTGTTTCTAATTCAGAAACAGCAAGTTTCATAGAAAATTTAAATGAATACACTACGTTTTCAGAAAAAAGAACCAACACAACAAATGCAGATAACCTTTTAGGTATTGGTAATTTAAACTTAGAATACAACCCTAATTCTAAAGAAAAATGGTATGCCAGAAGTCAAGTAAAAAGAACCAATAATATCAATAATAACAGTTTAATTTCTTTGATTGATGGCAATACAAACACTATAAACACAGATAGAGATTTAACAGCAACCTACATCAACCAAAATATAGAATGGCATAAAAGACAAAATGATAAACACACGTTTTCTTCTGTTTTTAATTATGTGTTCGATAAAAGTGATAAAACTACTTTTTGGGACACACAAGATCCTATTTTACAAGGTTTAATTCCTGCTGATAATAACCAAACTTTATTACGAATTAATCAACTTAAAAATACACAAGAGCATAATTTTGATGGTGTTTTTAAACATTTTTGGGAAATTAATAACAACAATCATATTTATACAACTTTAGGTAACAAATTTAGTAATGAAAATTTTATAACTGATGATAGTCAACTTTTAGATGATGGTACTATAAACAACTTTGCACCAGATGGTTTTGGAAACGATGTAAACTTTAAATTAAACGACTTTTTTGTTGGTATGCATTATAAATTTAGAACAGGCATATTTACTGTAAAACAAGGTTTTGAAGCTCATAATTACAGTTGGTCTTTACAAAATCAAACCAATTTAGATAAAAATAAGTGGGTGGTTTTACCAGATTTTTTAGCAAAAATTGAGTTTACTAAATCTAAAAAAGTTACTATTAATTACAATTTAAAAACATCGTTTTCTGATGCCAGTAGATTTGCAAATCGTTTTTATTTACAATCGTACAATTCCGTTTTTAGAGGAAATGAAAATATAGAAAACAATTTATATCATGCTGCAAGAATTTATTACAGTAGATTTAGTTTGTTCAGAGGTTTAATGCTGTTTGCAAGTTTAAACTATAACAAACAAATAAGAGGTGTTAGAAATACAGTTGATTTTAATGACATCAACCAATTTTTAACGGTAAAAATGTTTGATAATCCTTCAGAAAATTGGCGTGGAAATATTCATTTAGAAAAATCCATAAAAAAACTAAAGTATAAGTTCGATATTGGTTTTAACAACTCAAAATACATACAAGAATTAAACAATAACATCCAAACCAACACAAATAACAATTACGATTATGAGTTAGGTATTCAAACCTTAATTGATAAATTTCCAACAATAGAAGTTGGTTTAAAGAGAACAATAGGTAATTTTACAGCAAGTACAAACACTTCTAAATTTGTAACTACAGAGCCTTTTATTACTATAGATTATGATTTTTTAGAAAGCTTCATTTTTAATTTTGATTACAGAAAAAGCAACTATCAAAATAAAACATTAGATCAAAAAAACACGTATGAAATTGCTAATGCAACGCTTTCTTATAAAAATGAAGATTCTGCTTGGAGTTATAAACTAACAGCACAAAACTTGTTTAATGCACAGTTTAAACAAAGCAACAGTTTTTCAGACTTTTTAATTTCAGATCGTAAAACCTTTATTTTACCAAGAATCATAATGTTGTCTATTGGGTATAATTTGTAAATCTCTACTTAAAACTATACGTTTTTAAACTATCATTATTTGC contains the following coding sequences:
- a CDS encoding GLPGLI family protein; amino-acid sequence: MKNYFFTLLLVISLNGFSQKISGKVTYVVSMESYTKEKIDSISKSFKKKNVKMDKWMRDILENTPDVKAFLEFNNTESLYFVEDKMQNDGKPTYNVNRTSAGGNDKYYKNTKTGEYFKENSTFGELLLIEIDTKKWEITQESKKIGNYLCYKAIDIASTNRKMKPVVWFTPEIPVSFGPLKFNGLPGLVILVEMSKRTISTSEIILNPKDKIIINKPTKGDKITAEEARQRGAAMWKKIEKQ
- a CDS encoding carboxypeptidase-like regulatory domain-containing protein, with translation MKKKLLIIFVLTISCFSYSQKVTLTGFVKDSLQNPLPYANVISKPKDVSKNLQFAITDNEGYYKLILQKGDTITISISYLGYIPLDYEFVALKDTKKDFILQQASEQLDEVVIEMPVTVRGDTTTYKTSKFIDGSERKLKNVLKKLPGVEVDKNGGVTVQGKKVTKMLVDGKKFFGGNSKLAVENIPADAVGNVEVIDNYNEVSFLKGLSDSDDMAMNIKLKEDKKRFVFGDIEAGKGNKDFYKASANLFYYSPKTNVNFIGNINNIGEKTFTFRDYMSFSGGVNAVFSGNFSWKGGDFSQFMQSNDMLSSQHKFGALNITKVATKKLDVSGYAIVSNSETASFIENLNEYTTFSEKRTNTTNADNLLGIGNLNLEYNPNSKEKWYARSQVKRTNNINNNSLISLIDGNTNTINTDRDLTATYINQNIEWHKRQNDKHTFSSVFNYVFDKSDKTTFWDTQDPILQGLIPADNNQTLLRINQLKNTQEHNFDGVFKHFWEINNNNHIYTTLGNKFSNENFITDDSQLLDDGTINNFAPDGFGNDVNFKLNDFFVGMHYKFRTGIFTVKQGFEAHNYSWSLQNQTNLDKNKWVVLPDFLAKIEFTKSKKVTINYNLKTSFSDASRFANRFYLQSYNSVFRGNENIENNLYHAARIYYSRFSLFRGLMLFASLNYNKQIRGVRNTVDFNDINQFLTVKMFDNPSENWRGNIHLEKSIKKLKYKFDIGFNNSKYIQELNNNIQTNTNNNYDYELGIQTLIDKFPTIEVGLKRTIGNFTASTNTSKFVTTEPFITIDYDFLESFIFNFDYRKSNYQNKTLDQKNTYEIANATLSYKNEDSAWSYKLTAQNLFNAQFKQSNSFSDFLISDRKTFILPRIIMLSIGYNL